The following are encoded in a window of Thermomicrobiales bacterium genomic DNA:
- a CDS encoding O-acetylhomoserine aminocarboxypropyltransferase/cysteine synthase: MTETQPGFETQALHAGQEVDPTTKSRAVPIHMTTSYVFDSPEHAANLFALKEFGNIYTRLMNPTTDVFEKRIAALEGGAAALAFASGQAAETAAIQNIANAGDEVVSTTSLYGGTYNLFHYTLPKMGVKVIFTEPNAAAVKAAITDKTKAVYSESVGNPDLLTLDIEAVADVAHAAGIPLIIDNTIPTPYLLNPLAHGADIVVHSATKFIGGHGQAIGGVLIDGGKFDWGASGRFPDFTTPDPSYHGLVYNDVFSPANFGANIAYIIKARTHLLRDTGAALSPFNAWLFIAGLESLAVRVERHSQNAHAVARFLTEHPKVSWVNYPGLPGHPAYKTASKYFRNGLYGAILGFGVRGGADAGRKLIENVKLFSHLANIGDSKSLIIHPASTTHSQLTEEEQATTGVSPDYVRLSVGLETVSDIIADLDQALAKI, translated from the coding sequence ATGACCGAAACACAACCCGGATTCGAAACCCAGGCGCTGCATGCCGGCCAGGAGGTCGATCCCACGACCAAATCGCGTGCGGTTCCGATTCACATGACCACCTCGTATGTTTTTGATAGTCCGGAACATGCAGCAAATCTGTTCGCGCTCAAGGAATTTGGAAACATCTACACGCGTCTGATGAATCCGACCACCGATGTCTTCGAAAAGCGGATTGCCGCGCTCGAAGGCGGCGCGGCGGCGCTTGCATTCGCCTCTGGTCAGGCGGCCGAAACCGCGGCCATTCAGAACATCGCCAATGCCGGCGATGAAGTCGTTTCCACCACGAGCCTCTACGGCGGCACTTATAACCTCTTCCACTACACGCTTCCGAAGATGGGCGTCAAGGTGATCTTCACCGAGCCGAACGCCGCCGCTGTCAAGGCCGCCATCACCGACAAGACGAAAGCGGTCTATTCAGAATCCGTCGGCAACCCGGATCTGTTGACTCTCGATATCGAAGCGGTCGCCGACGTGGCCCATGCAGCAGGCATCCCCCTCATCATCGACAACACGATCCCGACGCCCTATCTGCTGAACCCGCTGGCGCATGGCGCCGACATCGTCGTCCACTCTGCAACGAAGTTCATCGGCGGTCATGGTCAGGCGATCGGCGGCGTCCTGATCGATGGCGGCAAGTTCGACTGGGGCGCGTCGGGGCGTTTCCCGGATTTCACGACCCCGGATCCGAGCTACCACGGGCTTGTCTACAACGATGTGTTCAGTCCAGCCAACTTCGGCGCAAACATCGCGTACATCATCAAGGCGCGCACACATCTCTTGCGGGACACCGGAGCGGCGCTCAGCCCGTTCAATGCCTGGCTCTTCATCGCGGGGCTGGAGAGTTTGGCTGTGCGTGTGGAGCGCCACAGCCAGAACGCGCATGCAGTCGCGCGTTTCCTGACCGAGCATCCGAAGGTGTCCTGGGTCAACTATCCGGGTCTTCCTGGCCATCCCGCGTACAAGACTGCAAGCAAGTACTTCCGCAACGGACTCTATGGCGCGATTCTCGGATTTGGCGTGCGCGGCGGCGCCGACGCTGGACGCAAGCTGATCGAGAACGTGAAACTCTTCTCTCACCTTGCGAATATCGGTGATTCCAAGTCGCTGATCATCCATCCGGCGTCGACGACGCATTCCCAGCTGACTGAGGAGGAGCAGGCGACCACCGGTGTCTCGCCGGACTACGTTCGCCTTTCGGTGGGCCTCGAAACCGTCTCCGACATCATCGCGGACCTCGACCAGGCGCTCGCGAAGATCTAG